One Haloarchaeobius amylolyticus genomic window, CGAGGTCGAGGACGGTCCGGAACGCCCGGTTCTCCTGGTGACGTATCTCGCCGGGGAACTGGAGGGTCGCGTCGACGCCCGCGTGTCGACAGAGCTGTGCGACGGCCATCCCACAGGCCATCGCGTCCGGGTCGGGGTTGGGATGGAGGAGGACGCTCACCGCGTCGTTTCGACGGAGGGCACGGAGGAACCGTTCGCCCTCCGTCCGGCGGAGGCGGTTGACGCCGGCCCACCCACCGACACCGAGGACCAGCAGGCCCGCGACGACCCCACCCAGCATCATCGGGTCTGCCGTCGCGGACTCGACGACGCCGGCGGCGCGGGCACCCAGGGCCGCCGGGCTGACAACGAACCACATATTCCAGTTCTCACGGGCGACCGGTAAGAAGGTTCCCCAAACCCGTCACGAATGTCTCTCGCGGTACAAATCGACCGCCTGACGGTATCCTTCCCGGAACGTCGGATACCTGAACTCGTAGCCGAGCCCCCGGAGTTTCTCGTTCGAGACGCGCTTCGAGGTCCGGAGCCGGCGCTCTGCGGCGTCGGAGAGGTCGCCCCCGGCGAGGCGCTCCTCGATGGTCTGTTTCGGCGGTTCGTCGACGCCGCACTGCTCGGCCAGCCAGTCCGCGAACGTCCACTTCGAGACGGGTTCGTCGTCGGTGACCTGGACGACCGCGCCGGGGGCGAGGTCCTCGGCGAGGAGGTACGCCACCGCGCCGGCGGCGTCCTCGCCGTGGACCATGTTCAGGTAGCCCTCGGTCACCGGGCCCTCGAGGTAGCGCTCCAGCCGGTAGCGGTCCGGGCCGTACAGGCCGGAGAAGCGGGCGACGGTCCCGTCGATGTCGAACGCCTCGCCCGCCGAGAGCGCCAGTTCCTCGGCCGCGACCAGTACCTCGGTCTTCGGCGTGGTCGGCGAGAGCGGCGTCTCCTCGGTCACCCAGTCGCCGTCGTGGTCGCCGTGGACGCCCGTGCTGGAGGTGTAGACGAGGCGGTCGGGCGGGTCCTCGCGAGACGAGAAGTGCGAGAGGGCGGTCCGCATCCCCGCGACGTAGATCCGGCGGGCGGCGTCGGCCCCGCGGCCACCGGTGCTGGCGGCGTAGACGAGTGCGTCCACGTCAGGGACCGCCGACAGCGAATCCGCATCGAGCAGGTCGGCCTGGACGGCGGTGAACCCCGCGTCCTCGATGGCCGCGAGTCCGTCCTCGGAGCGCCTGACGCCGATCGCCTCGTGGCCGGCGTCGGTCAGTTGGCGCCCCAGTTCGAGTCCGACGTACCCGCAGCCGAGAATCGCGACACGCATACGGGTCGACGTTGGGTGTCCCCACTCATACCGGTACCGCTGTGCGAGAGAACGGCCGGGTCAGCGCTGCTTGCTCGCGATGACGTGCTGGACGTGGACGAACTCGTGGAACGACATCGGCGCGCGCCGTTCGATCTTCTGCTGGACGTCCTTCGGGTCGAGGTCGAGGTCCGAATCGAGGTCGGCCGCCACGGTCTCGATGTTCATCACGCCCGTCGACATCCCGAGCAGGAGGTGCTCGCACGCCATCTCGACGACCGTGTCGGGGTCGGCGACGCCCTCGGCCAGCGATTGCACCTCGGCGGCCTCCTCGAGGCTGAAGTCCGTGGGCAACTCGCCCTGTGCCAGTTGCTCGACGCTCGCCCGGTCCAGTCCGGTCGAGCCGACGACCGTGTCGACCCCGACGGACTCGACGACCGCGGCGAGGTCATCGGCGTACTCGGATTCGAGGTCGGCGGGCGTCAGCCCCGAGACGTCCATCCGCTGTTCGTGGAACATGTCGGGAGGCTTCGGCGGGGGCGTACAAGGGCTTGCTGTATCGTGCCGAATCCTGCCGCGTCGTCTCGTTCTCGTCCTCGCTGCCGTGGCTATCACCGTCGGCTTCATCACGCGGCGGCCAGACCGTCGGCCCCGGGTCTGGCCAGCCCGGCGAGCGCTCGTCCATGTTCCCGTCGAAGTCGCCGACCCCGTTCCGCCCGGGCGGAACGACCACGAGGACGCCGACCCGGTTCTCGAAGGTGACGCGGTCGGCCCGGCCGAGGCGCTCGCCGGCACCATCCCCGTCGAGGTCCACCGAGACGGCGCTGCCGTCGCGGCTGTAGACGAACGAGCCACCGGGGTCGTCCGGGCCGCCCTGCCGGGCGCGGACGGTGAACCGGGCGTAGGTCCCGCGCACGTCGACGACCCAGACGTTGACCGTCGCGACCCACGAGTAGAACGGGACGAGCGGGAGGCCGGCGAACACCGAGTACATCGACTCGTTGCCGTACTTCGACGCCCGCGCACCCCGGTCCCGCCCGGCGGCATCGGCCACCGTGGCTGCCTTCTCGATGGCGTCCTGTCTCGCCCGGAGGAAGCCGACCGCGTCCGCGACGACCGCCTCGTCGGGTCTGGCCGTCTCGGCCCGGACCGCGTCCCGTATCGACACCCGCGCGAGGACGGTCTGCTCGTCGCGCCAGCGGTCTGTCTCGGCGCGAGCAGACCGGGCGAGGACGCTCTCGGCGACCGCGGGCGCCAGCGAGCCGTTCATCGCGGCCTGTGCCCGCGTCGCGGTCGTCGGCCAGCGGTCGAGGGCGGCCGCCACGGCCGACTCGGCTTCGGGACGTCTGAGGTCGGTCTCCGCGGCGAGGTCCGCGGCGACGCGGTCCTGCACGTCGCCGAGGGCCGACTCGACAGAGGCGGCCAGTTTCGCCCGTTTGCGCCGGGCGGCCTCCTCTTCGAGGAGTGGTGCGGCGTACTCCATCTCGACGAGGGCGCGTGTCGCGACCCGCAGGTCTGTCGAGGCGGACCCCCCGCCACCACCACTGCCGCCCCCGCCGCCCACGCCCGCAACCGTGTCGGCCGCATCGCCGTAGGGGACGGTGAACAGGTTGACGTTCCGGGCGACGAGCGGGTGGTAGCCCGAGGAGTGGATGGCCGGGGCCCGGTGGCTCTCGACCGCGTTCAGGACGAGGTACGAGGGGACGCCGTCGACGGAGAGCTGGACCGGGCCGGTGGGGCCGCCGTGGCCGAACCGGCGGCTCTCGGGGACCGTCGCCTGCGCCTGTGCGTCCATCGTCGCCGCCACCCCGTCCAGTGAGAGTCCGTAGTCGCCGAGGACGCTCCCGAGGCCAGCGCGGGCCTGCGTGGTCGACTCGGCGCGCTCGCGCAGTTCCGCGCGCACCCGGTCGAGGTAGACGATCCGGGCCGCGACGCGGGCGCGCTCGGACACGCTGTCGTACGATTCAGGCGCATCGACGAGGGCGGCCTCGCGCTCGCGGATGCGCTCCGCGAGGTCGAGTGCCGGCGTCGCCGTCGTCGCGAGGTCGCCCCGCGCGTGCTCGACCGAGATGTTCCGGACGGTCTCGCGGAGTGCCGGCAGGCCGCGGTAGACGGACGACTCGATGCCCACGGGCGGTTCCCCGGTGAGCCGCGTCTCGCCAGCGTCGAGGCTACCGGTGGCGGCCCGTTCCGCCAGCGCGTCGGGACCGCCACGGTCCGCGACGAGGTCGCCGGCCCCAGCGCGCACGTCGACCAGGTTGCCGCCGCCGAGAGGCCCGGGTTGCTCGAAGACACCGGCGATGGGGCCATCGGGCCCCGGGGCAGCTGGTGCGGGCGTGGCCACCACCGCGAGGCCGACCCGGTACCGGCTGCCGTGGTCCGCCGTCGTGACGCGCGTCTCGGGCGAACTCCGGTTCCAGTCCAGGGCGTCGGACCGGTTCTCGGTCTGCCAGCGCCACGTCGTCGTCCGGTCGACGGTCACGACGCGCTCGTCGCTCTGGAGTCGCGACTGTCGGGGCCCCGGCGCCGGCAGGGCTGCCGTGCCCGGGGCGGCCGCCACCGACGTCGCCACGGTTCTGTCGACGAGTTCCCATCCTGGTCCCGGCGACTCAGGAGCCGGCTCGGGGTCGGACGAGACCAGGGTCACGCGACTCCTGATGGCCACGTCCGCACTGTAGGTCTCCGCGATGACGTCGGCAAGCGTGGGGCCGGCCCCGTCAGAGGACCCCTCCGAGTCGGCCAGCAGTGCGCGAAACGCATCGTCGGCGCTCTCGTTCACGCCGACGCGGACCGGGTCACCGGCGGTCGTCTCGGGCGTCGTCGGTTCGGGAATCTCGGGGGCGGCGTTGGCGAGCGTCCCGTCCGGGTCCCCGAGGACGAGGTCGAGCCAGCCCTCGGGGGACATCCCGGTCTCGACGGTCTGGGCCTGCCCGAGGGCCTCGCTGGCGAGGATCCTTGCCCGGGCCCGGCCGAGGGCGCGCGTCCCGGCGTCGTCGGGCCGGCCGAAGCTCCCCTGCTGTGTCGCGAGGGCGGCCTCGTTGGCCGAGAGCGAGACGTAGCTCGAGGAGAGCACGTTCGACACGGTGCCGCCGTCCTGCCCCTTCTTGCCGGCCGAACTCGTGCCGTACTGGACGTAGCCCCGGGCCCACGCCCAGGCGTACAGGCGGGCGGCGAACTGCTGGCCGAAGCCGGGGCCCTCGGTCGGGCCGCGGTTCAGCCGCGCCTCGAAGTCGGCCACCCGGTCGTGGACGAGCAGGACCGGCGTCGCGGCGGTGAACCGGACAGTGCGCTCCTCGACGGCGACCACCCGCCCACGAGCGCGAATCCGGACCGTGATGTTCTCCACGCGGACTCGCATCGTCCCGTTGCCGGTCCGCTGGAGATGGACGCGCTCTTTCGCCAGCCGGGCCGTGACCGGATCGGAGATGCGGGGCAGGCTCGCGGTCGCGCGGGCGCCCCGGACCCCGATGTCGACCCGTCCGAGCGCGGCCTGTGCCTGCCGGTAGACCCGGAGCCGGAGCGCGTCCCGGAACGGCGTCGAGTCGTTCAGAATCCGGCCGTAGGGCGTGTCGGCCGTCGAGAGCACCGGGTTCGCGCCGGCGTTGACACTCGCCCGCCGGACCGCGCCCCGGAGCGCCGCGTTCACCGCGGCATCGGCCCGGTCGGCGGCGAGGTCGGCCGCGGGCGTGGTACCGCCGGGTGCCCGGGTCGCGAGGGTGCCGACCAGCGCCGCGCTACTGACCAGCAGGAACACGCCGACGAGGGCGAAGGGGACGCGGGCGCGCTCGTCGTCTGCCAGTCTCATCCGGACCACGTCCTGACGGTGACGACGACGGTTCCGGGGCTGGCTGCGGAACCAGCCGCCGCCGGGGAGTCGTACCGGCTGCGAAGCGCCTGTTCGACCCGCGGCGCGAGGGCGGCGGCCAGTCGCTGGTTCGCCCGGTGGGTGTCGGCCTCCTCGAGCGTCCCGTCGAGGTCGGTCCCGAGCAGGCCGGCCGCGCGGCGGTACCGGTACGCCGTGAGGCGGTCGGTCGGGTACTCCCCGAGCAGGGCGAGGTGACTTCTGTCGGGCGGGAACAGCGTGCGGACCGTCGTCGCGGCGGTCCGGTAGCCGACGCGGTCCCAGTCGCCTGCTGCCGTCGACGCTTCGATACCTGGCTCGACCGCGACGCGGAGGCTCGCCGCGTGCACGTCGGCAGTCCGGGGCGGTGAGGTCCCGACGGTGACGCGACCCCAGACCGGGGCGGGGCCGGGGCCGGGGCCGTGACCGGTCGGCCGCCAGGTCGCGACGACCTGCCACTCGTGGTCGAGGCCGGCGAGTCGGCGGCGCGTCGCGTTCTCGACCGCGCCCTCGAACCCGTCGCCGGCCTGTGAGATGGGTCGACCATCGACCGTCGCGTTGGCGACCGCGGCCCTCGCCAGCAGGTCGGCCAGCGAGCCGTGGGCTTGCCGGTCGAAGGCCGCGCCCTCGGTGTCGGGGAAGGGCACGACCGACTGGTCGGCCCGTGTCGCGCCGGGTGCGAGCGAGTACTCGACCGTCGCGGTCGTGCTCCCGAGGAGTTCGGCGGCGTGGTCGGCGCTGGTCGGGTCCGGGGCCGTCGGCGCCTGAGCCGTCGTCAGGACGAGGACGCTCGCGGAGACGAGCAGCAGGCAGAGGCTCACGTCGAGGACGGTGCTGACGCCCCGCGAACCGGTCCACGCACCTCTCATTCTACCCCTCATTCCCACACCTCCACGCGCAGGG contains:
- a CDS encoding SDR family oxidoreductase, yielding MRVAILGCGYVGLELGRQLTDAGHEAIGVRRSEDGLAAIEDAGFTAVQADLLDADSLSAVPDVDALVYAASTGGRGADAARRIYVAGMRTALSHFSSREDPPDRLVYTSSTGVHGDHDGDWVTEETPLSPTTPKTEVLVAAEELALSAGEAFDIDGTVARFSGLYGPDRYRLERYLEGPVTEGYLNMVHGEDAAGAVAYLLAEDLAPGAVVQVTDDEPVSKWTFADWLAEQCGVDEPPKQTIEERLAGGDLSDAAERRLRTSKRVSNEKLRGLGYEFRYPTFREGYRQAVDLYRERHS
- a CDS encoding DUF5791 family protein; this translates as MFHEQRMDVSGLTPADLESEYADDLAAVVESVGVDTVVGSTGLDRASVEQLAQGELPTDFSLEEAAEVQSLAEGVADPDTVVEMACEHLLLGMSTGVMNIETVAADLDSDLDLDPKDVQQKIERRAPMSFHEFVHVQHVIASKQR
- a CDS encoding DUF7286 family protein; its protein translation is MRLADDERARVPFALVGVFLLVSSAALVGTLATRAPGGTTPAADLAADRADAAVNAALRGAVRRASVNAGANPVLSTADTPYGRILNDSTPFRDALRLRVYRQAQAALGRVDIGVRGARATASLPRISDPVTARLAKERVHLQRTGNGTMRVRVENITVRIRARGRVVAVEERTVRFTAATPVLLVHDRVADFEARLNRGPTEGPGFGQQFAARLYAWAWARGYVQYGTSSAGKKGQDGGTVSNVLSSSYVSLSANEAALATQQGSFGRPDDAGTRALGRARARILASEALGQAQTVETGMSPEGWLDLVLGDPDGTLANAAPEIPEPTTPETTAGDPVRVGVNESADDAFRALLADSEGSSDGAGPTLADVIAETYSADVAIRSRVTLVSSDPEPAPESPGPGWELVDRTVATSVAAAPGTAALPAPGPRQSRLQSDERVVTVDRTTTWRWQTENRSDALDWNRSSPETRVTTADHGSRYRVGLAVVATPAPAAPGPDGPIAGVFEQPGPLGGGNLVDVRAGAGDLVADRGGPDALAERAATGSLDAGETRLTGEPPVGIESSVYRGLPALRETVRNISVEHARGDLATTATPALDLAERIREREAALVDAPESYDSVSERARVAARIVYLDRVRAELRERAESTTQARAGLGSVLGDYGLSLDGVAATMDAQAQATVPESRRFGHGGPTGPVQLSVDGVPSYLVLNAVESHRAPAIHSSGYHPLVARNVNLFTVPYGDAADTVAGVGGGGGSGGGGGSASTDLRVATRALVEMEYAAPLLEEEAARRKRAKLAASVESALGDVQDRVAADLAAETDLRRPEAESAVAAALDRWPTTATRAQAAMNGSLAPAVAESVLARSARAETDRWRDEQTVLARVSIRDAVRAETARPDEAVVADAVGFLRARQDAIEKAATVADAAGRDRGARASKYGNESMYSVFAGLPLVPFYSWVATVNVWVVDVRGTYARFTVRARQGGPDDPGGSFVYSRDGSAVSVDLDGDGAGERLGRADRVTFENRVGVLVVVPPGRNGVGDFDGNMDERSPGWPDPGPTVWPPRDEADGDSHGSEDENETTRQDSARYSKPLYAPAEASRHVPRTADGRLGADARRPRIRVRR
- a CDS encoding DUF7284 family protein produces the protein MRGRMRGAWTGSRGVSTVLDVSLCLLLVSASVLVLTTAQAPTAPDPTSADHAAELLGSTTATVEYSLAPGATRADQSVVPFPDTEGAAFDRQAHGSLADLLARAAVANATVDGRPISQAGDGFEGAVENATRRRLAGLDHEWQVVATWRPTGHGPGPGPAPVWGRVTVGTSPPRTADVHAASLRVAVEPGIEASTAAGDWDRVGYRTAATTVRTLFPPDRSHLALLGEYPTDRLTAYRYRRAAGLLGTDLDGTLEEADTHRANQRLAAALAPRVEQALRSRYDSPAAAGSAASPGTVVVTVRTWSG